A window from Physeter macrocephalus isolate SW-GA chromosome 11, ASM283717v5, whole genome shotgun sequence encodes these proteins:
- the OTUD1 gene encoding OTU domain-containing protein 1 produces MQLYSSVCTHYPAGGPGPTAAAPAPSAAAAAAAPFKVSLQPPGPAGGAPEPDTGESQPAAAAEPREVAAAPAAKMPAFSSCFEMVSGAAAPASAAAATAGPPGGSCKPPLPPHYTSTAQITVRALGADRLLLRGPEPGAAAPAAPRGRCLLLAPPPGAPVPPRRGSSAWLLEELLRPDGPEPAGLDAAREGPDRNFRLSEHRQALAAAKHRGPAPPPGSPEAGPGPWAEERPAERSLRVWDRAGDRGDPPPSADEPRRPGPEAEAPPARSGEAVPGGAAEAAIVSRSDPKDEKLALYLAEVERQDKYLRQRNKYRFHIIPDGNCLYRAVSKAVYGDQSLHRELREQTVHYIADHLDHFSPLIEGDVGEFIIAAAQDGAWAGYPELLAMGQMLNVNIHLTTGGRLESPTVSTMVHYLGPEDSLRPSIWLSWLSNGHYDAVFDHSYPNPEYDTWCRQTQVQRKRDEELAKSMAISLSKMYIEQNACS; encoded by the coding sequence ATGCAGCTCTACAGCAGCGTCTGCACCCACTACCCAGCCGGGGGCCCTGGTCCCACGGCCGCAGCCCCCGCTCcgtccgccgccgccgccgccgccgccccgttCAAGGTCTCGCTGCAGCCCCCGGGACCCGCCGGCGGCGCGCCGGAGCCCGATACCGGTGAGTCCCAGCCGGCCGCGGCCGCCGAGCCCCGCGAAgtcgccgccgcccccgccgccaaGATGCCCGCCTTCTCCTCCTGCTTCGAGATGGTGTCTGGGGCCGCCGCCCCCGCCTCGgctgccgccgccaccgccggGCCGCCCGGCGGGTCCTGCaagccgccgctgccgccgcacTACACGTCCACGGCGCAGATCACCGTGCGGGCCCTGGGCGCCGACCGGCTCCTGCTGCGCGGCCCGGAGCCCGGCGCCGCGGCGCCCGCCGCCCCGCGCGGCCGCTGCCTCCTGCTGGCCCCGCCGCCCGGCGCCCCGGTCCCGCCGCGGCGGGGCTCCTCGGCCTGGCTCCTGGAGGAGCTGCTGAGGCCCGACGGCCCCGAGCCCGCCGGCCTGGACGCGGCCCGCGAGGGGCCCGACAGAAACTTCCGACTGAGCGAGCACCGCCAGGCCCTGGCCGCCGCCAAGCACCGCGGCCCCGCGCCGCCCCCGGGGAGCCCGGAAGCCGGCCCCGGCCCGTGGGCCGAGGAGCGCCCGGCGGAGAGGAGCCTCCGGGTCTGGGACAGGGCCGGCGACCGCGGCGACCCTCCTCCCAGCGCCGACGAGCCGCGGCGGCCCGGCCCAGAGGCCGAGGCGCCTCCGGCGCGGAGCGGCGAGGCGGTCCCGGGCGGCGCGGCCGAGGCGGCGATCGTCTCCAGGTCGGATCCCAAGGACGAGAAGCTGGCCCTGTACCTGGCCGAGGTGGAGAGGCAGGACAAGTACCTGCGGCAGAGGAACAAGTACCGATTTCACATCATTCCCGACGGCAACTGCCTCTACCGAGCGGTCAGCAAGGCGGTGTACGGGGACCAGAGCCTGCACCGGGAGCTGCGGGAGCAGACGGTGCACTACATCGCCGACCACCTCGACCACTTTAGCCCCCTGATTGAGGGCGACGTGGGGGAGTTTATCATCGCCGCTGCTCAGGACGGGGCGTGGGCCGGGTACCCTGAACTTCTGGCCATGGGGCAGATGCTGAACGTGAATATACATCTAACTACTGGCGGGAGGCTGGAGAGCCCCACGGTGTCTACCATGGTTCACTATTTGGGCCCAGAGGATTCCCTAAGGCCTAGCATTTGGCTCAGTTGGCTCAGTAACGGACATTACGACGCGGTGTTTGATCACTCCTATCCGAATCCGGAGTATGACACTTGGTGCAGGCAGACTCAAGTGCAAAGAAAACGCGACGAAGAACTCGCCAAGTCCATGGCCATATCCCTATCCAAAATGTATATTGAACAAAACGCATGCTCTTGA